A stretch of Microbulbifer sp. SAOS-129_SWC DNA encodes these proteins:
- a CDS encoding DUF6632 domain-containing protein, translated as MQAATRARWLKIALVVVGLIFIFGIYPMMMWIWPSGWGWTPRQPEYEQMIVGVYAVLGIFLIRAARDPAANASLIWFTIWSSLVHGGIMLIQALVDASERANLLGDIPALLLVGALLWYLMPKRSRA; from the coding sequence ATGCAGGCTGCAACCAGGGCTCGCTGGCTGAAGATCGCGCTGGTGGTGGTCGGGCTGATCTTTATCTTCGGGATCTACCCGATGATGATGTGGATATGGCCATCCGGTTGGGGCTGGACACCGCGCCAGCCGGAGTACGAACAGATGATCGTCGGCGTCTATGCGGTGCTTGGCATCTTCCTGATCCGCGCCGCCCGCGATCCCGCTGCCAATGCCAGCCTGATCTGGTTCACCATCTGGTCGAGCCTGGTGCACGGCGGCATCATGCTGATCCAGGCGCTCGTCGATGCGAGCGAACGCGCCAACCTGCTCGGCGATATCCCCGCACTGTTGCTGGTCGGCGCGCTGCTCTGGTACCTGATGCCGAAGCGGTCCCGCGCCTGA
- a CDS encoding autoinducer binding domain-containing protein — protein MPDLLAAQTIEQVKERIKQSVNAIGFDFFLIGMEGTAASGEARYRVQTNYPRSCVERYNRQGWLSLDPVVGHCRQSPVPLIWHRAHFPGRASQLYEESVAHGIATGVATALRGAAHNRAMMITVANGAGFDERLGSWLTETMPTIQLMASYAYEAICRIEDAAISTEIGLTRRESECLHWAAAGKTSWEISRILSCAEATVNFHFRNVIHKLGVSNRRQAVARALSLGLIRP, from the coding sequence TTGCCTGACCTGTTGGCTGCACAGACCATCGAGCAGGTCAAAGAGCGCATCAAGCAATCTGTAAACGCCATCGGGTTTGATTTTTTTCTGATTGGTATGGAGGGCACCGCGGCGTCGGGGGAAGCGCGCTACCGGGTGCAGACCAATTACCCGCGTTCGTGCGTGGAACGCTACAACCGCCAGGGCTGGTTGAGCCTCGACCCGGTGGTGGGGCACTGCCGCCAGTCGCCGGTACCGCTGATCTGGCACCGGGCACACTTTCCCGGCCGCGCCAGCCAGCTCTACGAGGAATCCGTCGCCCACGGTATTGCCACCGGAGTCGCCACGGCGCTGCGCGGCGCCGCGCACAATCGCGCGATGATGATTACCGTCGCCAATGGAGCGGGTTTCGACGAGCGGCTGGGGTCGTGGCTGACAGAGACCATGCCGACCATCCAGTTGATGGCGTCCTACGCCTACGAGGCAATCTGCCGTATCGAGGACGCGGCCATCTCCACCGAGATCGGGTTGACGCGGCGCGAGAGCGAGTGCCTGCACTGGGCCGCGGCGGGCAAGACCTCGTGGGAGATCTCGCGCATCCTCAGTTGCGCGGAGGCCACGGTGAATTTCCACTTTCGCAATGTCATCCATAAACTGGGTGTCTCCAATCGGCGCCAGGCGGTGGCCCGCGCCCTGTCCCTGGGGTTGATCCGGCCCTGA
- the epmA gene encoding EF-P lysine aminoacylase EpmA, producing MSDTTWRPTASVDALRRRGALLADIRRFFAARDVLEVDVPALSRRATSDPHIDSISAHCNGATAYLATSPEFALKRLLAAGLGDCYSLAKAFRQGEAGGRHNPEFTMLEWYRCGWDDRHLMGEVGELLGQLLGIEQIQSLSYRELFLRELGLDPHRAPEEELRACAAREIELAFEPADRDECLDLLMSHHLEARMGSGITLLYDFPASQAALARVAADDAGTPVARRFEAYAGGMELANGYWELTDAAEQRRRFEADHRYREQRGLPRYPLEERLVDALAAGMPDCAGVALGVDRVLMLAGGYARIEEVIAFPIERA from the coding sequence ATGAGCGACACCACCTGGCGACCCACCGCCTCCGTCGACGCCCTGCGCCGGCGCGGTGCGCTGCTGGCCGATATCCGCCGCTTCTTCGCCGCGCGCGACGTACTCGAAGTGGATGTACCCGCCCTCTCCCGCCGCGCCACCAGCGATCCGCATATCGACTCGATCAGCGCCCACTGCAACGGCGCCACGGCCTATCTCGCCACCAGTCCCGAATTCGCCCTCAAACGCCTGCTCGCCGCCGGCCTCGGTGACTGCTACAGCCTGGCCAAGGCGTTCCGCCAGGGCGAAGCCGGCGGTCGCCACAATCCCGAGTTCACGATGCTGGAGTGGTACCGCTGCGGCTGGGACGACCGCCACCTGATGGGCGAGGTGGGCGAGCTGCTCGGCCAGCTGCTCGGCATCGAGCAGATCCAGTCGCTGAGTTACCGCGAGCTGTTCCTGCGCGAACTCGGCCTGGATCCGCACAGGGCCCCGGAGGAAGAACTGCGCGCCTGCGCGGCGCGGGAGATCGAGCTGGCGTTCGAGCCTGCGGACCGCGACGAGTGCCTCGACCTGCTGATGAGCCACCACCTGGAGGCGCGTATGGGCAGCGGCATTACCCTGCTGTACGACTTCCCCGCCAGCCAGGCAGCGCTGGCGCGGGTGGCCGCCGACGACGCGGGGACACCGGTGGCGCGGCGCTTCGAGGCCTATGCCGGCGGTATGGAACTGGCCAATGGCTACTGGGAACTGACCGACGCCGCCGAGCAGCGGCGCCGCTTCGAGGCGGACCACCGCTACCGCGAGCAGCGCGGTTTGCCGCGCTACCCGCTCGAGGAGCGTCTGGTCGACGCGCTGGCCGCGGGTATGCCGGACTGCGCCGGGGTGGCCCTGGGCGTGGATCGAGTCCTGATGCTGGCGGGCGGCTATGCCCGTATCGAAGAGGTGATCGCGTTTCCGATCGAACGCGCCTGA
- a CDS encoding serine/threonine protein kinase produces the protein MLHSHHPYEALTPDVVIDCVESVGLLSDARIFPLNSYENRVYQVGIEDAEPLIAKFYRPGRWSDAQILEEHAFTLELAAAEIPVVAPLEFDGRTLMESAGFRFALFPRRGGRQVELDNFEHLEQVGTMLGRIHAIGAARPFAHRPALTLQHFARDSREFILAGDFLPRENREAYATVTAHIIDTIAPLFEREWQTLRLHGDCHSGNFLWRDDTPWFVDLDDCLTGPAIQDIWMLLSGSRAEQTAYLDAVIEGYETFARFDPQQLQLVEPLRCLRQMHHAAWLARRWQDPAFPLAFPWFNTPRYWAEHILALREQQSALLEPPLTLGAL, from the coding sequence ATGCTCCACAGTCACCACCCCTACGAAGCCCTCACCCCGGACGTGGTCATCGATTGTGTCGAGAGCGTCGGCCTGTTGTCGGATGCGCGTATCTTCCCGCTGAACAGCTACGAGAACCGCGTCTACCAGGTCGGTATCGAAGATGCCGAGCCGCTGATCGCCAAGTTCTATCGCCCCGGCCGCTGGAGCGACGCGCAGATCCTCGAAGAGCACGCCTTCACGCTGGAGCTGGCCGCGGCGGAGATTCCGGTGGTGGCGCCGCTCGAGTTCGACGGCCGCACGCTGATGGAGTCCGCCGGTTTCCGCTTTGCGCTCTTCCCGCGCCGCGGCGGCCGCCAGGTGGAGCTGGATAACTTCGAACACCTGGAGCAGGTGGGCACCATGCTCGGCCGCATCCACGCGATCGGCGCCGCGCGGCCGTTTGCGCACCGCCCGGCGCTGACCCTGCAGCACTTTGCCCGCGACAGCCGCGAGTTCATCCTGGCCGGCGACTTCCTGCCGCGGGAAAACCGCGAGGCCTATGCCACCGTCACCGCACACATCATCGACACCATCGCACCGCTGTTCGAGCGCGAGTGGCAGACCCTGCGCCTGCACGGCGACTGCCACAGCGGCAACTTCCTGTGGCGCGATGACACGCCCTGGTTTGTCGATCTGGATGACTGCCTGACCGGGCCGGCGATCCAGGATATCTGGATGCTGCTGTCCGGCTCGCGCGCCGAGCAGACCGCCTACCTGGACGCGGTGATCGAGGGCTACGAGACGTTCGCCCGCTTCGACCCGCAGCAGCTGCAGCTGGTGGAACCGCTGCGCTGCCTGCGCCAGATGCACCACGCCGCCTGGCTGGCCCGGCGCTGGCAGGACCCGGCGTTTCCGCTGGCGTTTCCGTGGTTCAATACGCCGCGTTACTGGGCCGAGCATATACTGGCACTGCGCGAACAGCAGTCGGCATTGCTGGAACCGCCGCTGACGCTCGGTGCGCTGTAA
- a CDS encoding aldolase has translation MADTLTMDKETLVQRARVQMQQHLEIPDWSLREKVALTCRILFNEGHDSGLAGQITARAQAPGTYYTQRLGLGFDEISASNLLVVDEDLEPVSGQGMPNPANRFHSWIYRARPDVQCIVHTHPMHVAALSMLARPLKIAHMDTCLLHDDVALLEEWPGVPVGNREGEVISAVLGDRRAALLAHHGLVVACASVEEACFVAVQCERAARLQLLAESAGSIRDIDPTLAHEAHDWILQEKRVQATFAYFARRALRAAGDNGESPLS, from the coding sequence ATGGCTGACACACTGACGATGGACAAGGAGACGCTGGTGCAGCGCGCGCGCGTGCAGATGCAGCAGCACCTGGAAATTCCCGACTGGTCCCTGCGTGAAAAGGTTGCGCTCACCTGCCGCATCCTGTTCAACGAGGGGCACGATTCGGGCCTCGCCGGGCAGATTACCGCCCGCGCCCAGGCCCCGGGAACCTATTACACCCAGCGCCTCGGGCTCGGCTTTGACGAGATCAGCGCGTCCAACCTGCTGGTGGTCGACGAGGATCTGGAGCCGGTGTCCGGGCAGGGTATGCCCAACCCGGCCAATCGCTTTCACTCGTGGATCTACCGCGCGCGGCCGGACGTACAGTGCATCGTGCACACCCATCCAATGCACGTCGCCGCCCTGTCGATGCTCGCGCGGCCGCTAAAGATTGCGCATATGGACACCTGTCTGCTGCACGATGATGTGGCCCTGCTCGAGGAGTGGCCGGGAGTGCCGGTGGGCAACCGCGAGGGGGAAGTCATCTCCGCGGTGCTGGGTGACCGGCGTGCGGCGCTGCTGGCCCACCACGGCCTGGTAGTGGCCTGCGCCTCGGTGGAGGAGGCCTGTTTCGTCGCCGTGCAGTGCGAGCGCGCAGCCAGGCTGCAGCTACTGGCGGAATCCGCCGGCAGTATCCGCGATATCGACCCCACCCTGGCGCACGAGGCCCACGACTGGATTCTGCAGGAAAAGCGGGTACAGGCCACCTTTGCCTATTTTGCCCGGCGCGCCCTGCGCGCTGCCGGTGACAATGGCGAAAGCCCACTGAGTTGA
- the efp gene encoding elongation factor P, translating into MASYSTNEFKGGLKVMLDGDPCSIVENEFVKPGKGQAFSRVKLRNLKTGRVWERTFRSGESLEAADVMDREMEYLYNDGEFFHFMEPDTFEQHQASADAVGDAAKWLKEQDVCVVTLYNGSPLAVTPPNHVILEITDTDPGLRGDTAQGGTKPATLSTGAVVKVPLFLEIGETIKVDTRTSEYLGRAKED; encoded by the coding sequence ATGGCTAGTTACTCCACCAACGAATTCAAGGGCGGCCTCAAGGTCATGCTGGATGGCGACCCCTGCTCCATCGTGGAAAACGAATTCGTCAAACCCGGCAAGGGCCAGGCGTTCAGCCGCGTCAAGCTGCGCAACCTGAAGACCGGCCGTGTGTGGGAGCGCACCTTCCGCTCCGGCGAGAGCCTGGAAGCCGCCGACGTCATGGACCGCGAAATGGAGTACCTGTACAACGACGGCGAGTTCTTCCATTTTATGGAGCCCGACACCTTCGAACAGCACCAGGCTTCCGCCGACGCCGTCGGCGACGCGGCCAAATGGCTGAAGGAACAGGATGTCTGCGTGGTAACCCTGTACAACGGTTCGCCGCTGGCGGTGACTCCGCCCAACCACGTGATCCTGGAAATCACCGACACCGACCCGGGCCTGCGCGGCGACACCGCCCAGGGCGGCACCAAGCCGGCCACCCTGTCCACCGGCGCGGTGGTCAAGGTACCGCTGTTCCTGGAGATCGGCGAGACCATCAAGGTCGATACCCGCACCAGTGAGTACCTGGGGCGCGCCAAGGAAGACTGA
- a CDS encoding GNAT family N-acetyltransferase produces MKYSLSAKNLVCRNLESRASYCASLLNPDHTKEITGVLRSDSGLLSYTFNQAVTNAVMPERILQRFVVDYFAERHSPFTLWHTANKAFDDSSLAELGLKRGPSLVAMAVEVQRLAADESLPEALRDKLTIAQVRVDDLDDYAELQVSLFNGSREGPQVRKFYQRLKELPDQKRSRLKFYLARLDGEAVAGGCLFASADALGFYDQVTAEAHRGQGIGRALFHHLVAQALHSHHKYAVVLVPENRQQLLLDIGFFAVGEVASYRFEP; encoded by the coding sequence ATGAAATACAGTCTCAGTGCCAAAAATCTCGTCTGCCGCAATCTGGAGTCGCGCGCCAGCTACTGTGCCAGCCTGCTGAATCCGGATCACACCAAGGAAATCACCGGTGTGCTGCGCAGCGATAGCGGCCTGCTGTCCTACACCTTCAACCAGGCCGTGACCAATGCGGTGATGCCCGAGCGCATCCTGCAGCGCTTCGTGGTGGATTATTTTGCCGAGCGCCACAGCCCGTTCACGCTGTGGCACACCGCCAACAAGGCGTTTGACGACAGCAGCCTGGCGGAGCTGGGGCTGAAGCGGGGTCCGTCGCTGGTGGCGATGGCGGTGGAGGTCCAGCGTCTGGCAGCAGACGAGAGTCTGCCGGAAGCACTGCGCGACAAACTGACCATTGCCCAGGTCCGGGTCGATGACCTGGACGACTATGCCGAATTGCAGGTGTCGCTGTTCAACGGCTCGCGTGAGGGGCCGCAGGTCCGCAAGTTCTACCAGCGGCTGAAGGAGCTGCCGGATCAAAAGCGCAGCCGTCTGAAATTCTACCTCGCGCGCCTGGATGGCGAGGCGGTGGCCGGCGGCTGCCTGTTCGCCTCTGCCGACGCGCTGGGTTTCTACGACCAGGTCACCGCCGAGGCGCACCGCGGCCAGGGGATCGGCCGCGCGCTGTTCCACCACCTGGTGGCGCAGGCGCTGCACAGCCATCACAAGTACGCGGTGGTGCTGGTACCGGAGAACCGCCAGCAACTATTACTGGATATCGGTTTTTTTGCCGTCGGCGAGGTGGCCAGCTACCGCTTCGAGCCGTGA
- the cysE gene encoding serine O-acetyltransferase, which translates to MQLAAKSESGSDTLWGEIRAGVAQQVEREPILASFLHATILNHATLESALSFHLANKLDSPVAQALLIREVIDEALAADSGIGRAARADLSAVDQRDSACSALYEPFLFFKGFHALQAYRVAHWLWGQQRRSLALFLQHRISVVFGVDIHPAATLGEGILLDHATGIVIGETAVVEDNVSIMQSVTLGGTGKECGDRHPKVRHGVLIGAGSKVLGNIEIGACAQVASGSVVLKAVPPRSLVAGVPARVIGEATCAEPALSMDQCALSQVDRQLP; encoded by the coding sequence ATGCAACTGGCAGCCAAATCCGAATCCGGCAGCGACACCCTGTGGGGCGAGATTCGCGCCGGTGTGGCCCAGCAGGTGGAGCGGGAGCCGATACTGGCCAGCTTCCTGCACGCCACCATCCTCAATCACGCCACCCTGGAGTCGGCGTTGAGTTTCCATCTGGCTAACAAGCTCGACAGCCCGGTGGCCCAGGCTCTGTTGATCCGCGAGGTGATCGACGAGGCGCTGGCCGCAGACAGTGGTATCGGTCGCGCCGCGCGCGCCGACCTGAGCGCGGTCGACCAGCGCGACTCCGCGTGCAGCGCGCTCTACGAACCCTTCCTGTTCTTCAAGGGCTTCCACGCCCTGCAGGCCTACCGCGTGGCCCACTGGCTGTGGGGGCAGCAGCGGCGCTCGCTGGCGCTGTTCCTGCAGCACCGCATTTCGGTGGTGTTCGGTGTCGATATCCATCCGGCGGCCACCCTCGGTGAGGGCATTCTGCTCGACCACGCCACCGGTATCGTGATCGGCGAGACTGCGGTGGTGGAGGACAATGTGTCGATCATGCAGTCGGTGACTCTCGGTGGTACCGGCAAGGAGTGCGGCGACCGCCACCCGAAGGTGCGCCATGGCGTGCTGATCGGCGCCGGCAGCAAGGTGCTCGGCAACATCGAGATCGGCGCGTGCGCCCAGGTGGCGTCCGGCAGTGTCGTTTTGAAAGCGGTGCCACCGCGCTCACTGGTGGCCGGCGTGCCGGCGCGGGTGATCGGTGAGGCCACCTGTGCGGAGCCGGCGCTATCCATGGATCAGTGCGCCCTGTCGCAGGTGGACCGCCAACTGCCGTGA
- a CDS encoding iron-containing redox enzyme family protein, with amino-acid sequence MDMHLELLEGSKNALIKRTRAHPFLQRCRSGDISLGELKIFLAQQGFYSAYFTRYLCAMMANLPDNTAVLALAENLFEELGLEPGSPQPHHLIYRDMLQRFNVDPAAAEMLPGTRALIARMFHHCRDLSPSAGLGALCLGAEALVPALYTDIACGFRARGASDDAIEFFLLHIECDDGHAETIRDIMVDIVDDDPAQIDIMLGAGRDLVEARLHFFDSIEKHYRETQQRTGAGTTDREAIPA; translated from the coding sequence ATGGACATGCACCTTGAACTGCTTGAGGGCAGTAAAAACGCCCTGATCAAACGCACCCGCGCGCATCCTTTTTTACAGCGTTGTCGCAGCGGCGATATTTCACTCGGGGAGCTAAAAATCTTCCTCGCCCAGCAGGGCTTTTACAGCGCTTACTTCACCCGCTACCTGTGCGCGATGATGGCCAACCTGCCAGACAACACCGCGGTGCTGGCGCTGGCGGAAAACCTGTTTGAGGAACTGGGACTGGAACCCGGCAGCCCGCAGCCCCATCACCTGATCTACCGCGACATGTTGCAGCGCTTCAACGTCGATCCGGCCGCTGCCGAGATGCTGCCGGGCACCCGCGCGCTGATTGCACGCATGTTCCACCACTGCCGCGACCTGTCACCGAGTGCCGGCCTCGGTGCCCTGTGCCTGGGCGCCGAGGCGCTGGTGCCGGCGCTCTATACCGATATTGCCTGCGGCTTCCGCGCCCGCGGCGCCAGCGATGACGCGATTGAATTCTTCCTGCTGCATATTGAATGCGATGACGGCCATGCCGAAACCATTCGCGACATCATGGTCGATATCGTCGACGACGATCCGGCGCAGATCGACATCATGCTCGGCGCCGGTCGCGACCTGGTTGAAGCGCGCCTGCACTTTTTCGATTCGATCGAAAAACACTACCGCGAAACGCAACAGCGCACCGGCGCGGGGACGACCGACAGAGAGGCGATCCCGGCGTGA
- a CDS encoding VOC family protein produces the protein MLDHIGLHVHSYERSKAFYRQALAPLGYELILEFADWAGFGWAGKADFWITGGKSTAPGIHVAFRADDRDIVDAFYKAALEAGGKDNGAPGERPEYHEHYYGAYVIDPDGHNIEVVCHTPQDLYE, from the coding sequence ATGCTCGACCATATCGGGCTGCACGTACACAGCTACGAACGCAGCAAGGCGTTTTACCGCCAGGCGCTGGCGCCACTCGGTTATGAATTGATCCTCGAATTTGCCGACTGGGCCGGTTTCGGCTGGGCCGGCAAAGCGGATTTCTGGATCACCGGCGGCAAGAGTACCGCCCCGGGCATACACGTAGCCTTTCGCGCGGACGATCGCGATATCGTCGATGCCTTCTACAAGGCGGCACTCGAGGCCGGCGGCAAGGATAACGGCGCACCGGGCGAGCGCCCGGAATATCACGAGCACTACTACGGCGCCTATGTGATCGATCCGGATGGGCACAATATCGAAGTGGTGTGTCACACGCCGCAGGACCTATACGAATAG